DNA from Aureimonas sp. AU20:
GACGATCTGCGCCAAAAACCTGCCCGGTGCGTTGACGATCTTGGCCATCGCCACCAAGGGCGGGCTGATGCACGCGCCCGACGTCTATATGGAGAAGATCGCGGTTGGCCCGGGTTTTCCCGAAGGGATCGTTAGCCTCAACCGCAGCGCTGCCGAAAATCTCAACGCTTTGGCGAAAGCCAAGGGCGTGCCGGTCGGCCAGATCACCGCCTGCATTCTCGATCGTCCGCGCCACGCCAAGATGATCGAGACGATCCGCGAAACCGGCGCCGCGATCCGCCTGATCGGCGATGGCGACATTGCCGGCGTCATCCAGACCACCGATCCGAAGGAAACCGGGATCGACATCTATATGGGCATCGGCGGCGCGCCCGAGGGCGTTCTGGCGGCGGCCGCGCTTCGTTGCATGGGCGGGCAGATGGAGGGGCGTCTCCAGCTTAACACCGGTGAGAAGCGCACCCGTGCCGAAAAGCTCGGCCTCGGCGACCCCGACCGCATCTATCGGCTGGACGATATGGTGCGTGGCGACGTGGTCTTTGCCGCGACGGGCGTCACGGACGGCAACCTTCTGGACGGCGTTCGCTTCCGCAAGGGCCGGATCGAGACCCATACGCTGGTGATGCGCAAGCAAGGCCGCACGATCCGCGACATTCGCGCCCGTCACTACGAGTTTGAGAAATTCGGCCTGTAACTCCAGCGGCTGAGCGTCTCGTCATGCTCAATCAGAGCGGAGCCGCCTTAAGCGGCCGCGCCCCCTTTCAGGACCCATGACCACCGAAATCCGGACTTTTCTCCAGGTCGAGCAGTCGGCCTCCCGCCGTCGCTGGGTCCACGCGCTCGACCTGAGGGCGGAGGCGACGGCATCGCGGATTGCTCAGCTTCATGCGATTCCCGAGATGGTGGCACGGGTTCTGGCCGCGCGGGACGTGGACGCCGAGGGCGCGGCCCGCTTTCTCGATCCGACGCTTCGCGACCTCATGCCCGATCCATCTACGCTAACGGATATGGATCGGGCCGCGGAGCGGATCGCCGACGCGATCGCACGGCGGGAAAAGGTCGCGATCTTCGGGGACTATGACGTGGACGGCGCGGCCTCCGCCGCCCTTCTCGCCCGCTATCTCCGGCATTTCGGCCTGACGCCCGCGATCCGCATTCCCGATCGCATGACGGAAGGCTACGGCCCCAATCCGCGCGCCATGCTAGACCTGATGGAGGATGGCGCGACGCTGGTCGTCACGGTGGATTGCGGCACCGGCAGTTTCGAGGCGCTGGAGGCGGTCGCCGCGCGGCAGATCGATCTCGTCGTGCTGGATCACCATCAGACGGGCGGTCTGCTGCCGCCGGCCCATTCCATCGTCAATCCGAACCGGCAGGACGATCTGTCGGGGCAGGGGCATCTCTGCGCTGCGGGCGTAGTGTTCGTCACGCTCGCTGCCGTTTCGCGCGTCCTGCGCCAGCGCGGCTATGCCAATGCCACGCTCCCGCCGCTGATTGACGATCTCGATCTCGTCGCGCTGGCGACGGTCTGCGATGTCGTGCCCTTGCAGGGGTTCAATCGTGCGCTGGTGGTGAAGGGCCTTCTCACCATGCGCCATCTTCACAAGCCGGGCCTGAAGGCGCTTGCGGAAGTCGCGCGCCTGTCGGGCCCGATCGACACGTTCCATCTCGGCTTCCTCCTCGGCCCCCGCATCAACGCTGGGGGGCGCATCGGCGAATCCAATCTCGGAACGCGCCTGCTGCTGACGTCGGACGATCTCGAAGCCAAGGAACTCGCTGAGCAGCTCAACCTCCTCAACGCCGAGCGTCAGGCGATGGAGCGCGTGATGCTGGACGAGGCGGAGGCCGAGATCCGCACTGAGATCGGCAGCGGAGACGGGCCACCCGTTCTGATCGCGGCTCGCGCGAACTGGCATCCCGGCATTGTCGGTCTTTTGGCCGCACGATTGAAGGAGCGCTTCTCGCGGCCCGCCTTCGCCATCTCTTTCGACGCTACCGGCCGCGGCACCGGCTCGGGCCGCTCCATTCCCGGCTTCGACATCGGACGCTTCGTGCGGCGCGCAGTGGAAGCGGGCGTGCTGGTGAAGGGCGGCGGCCACGCCATGGCGGCAGGGCTGACGATCGAGCGCGAGCGGCTGGGCGATTTCCGGGCGCTAGCTGAAGAGCAGGCCAAGCGGATCGTACCGAACCTTATGGCGGGCGAAGTCATTGCGATCGACGCGGCCATGTCCGCCTCGGCCTTCACGCCGGACACCTATTCGCTGGTGGAGAAGGCCGGCCCCTACGGCGCCGGCCATGCCGCACCAATCTTCGCGTTGCCGCGCCATCGTCTCGTCCAGGCCTCGCATGTCGCGACGGGCGGGCACATCCGCCTCGCGCTGAAATCCGCGGACGGCGCCCAGGTCTCCGCGATCGCCTTCCGCGCCGAGGGAACGCCTCTCGGCGAGGCCTTGATCGCCTCGCGCGATCGGGTGATCCATGCGGCGGGGACGCTGGCGATGGATCGCTATGGCGGAAGAGAGAAGGTCACGCTGCGCGTCGTTGACATCGCAATCCCGAAGGACTGAACGGCGTCGGAAGAGCCTTAAGGCTCAGCCATTCAACTCGCTTGTCCTCAGTGCGATCGAGACGGGAGAGCTGTATTCAGCAGGCGCGTCGTCCGTCGGATTGTTCGAGATCGGATTCCTTCGATGAACTCAGTCGATTGCAAACCTATCGGGCGGAGGCAGACGTAGGCCAGCTACAGTCCAAACGAAGCCTATTACGGCGATCCGTGAAAAGTTCGAAGATATAAAAAGGAAGGAAAGTGGTACGCCCAAGGAGAGTAAGCCTCTCCAGGCAAATCAACGGGTTAGCTCGCCTGACCCGGTCTTATCCCACGCTTGAATTCATTCGGCAATCTTCGACGATGTCCAACATCGAAGGCGATCCACCGCCGAAAACGAAAGCGGCCGATGGGGTTAGCCCTCCCATCGACCGCCAGTCCGTGAAGAAGCTGCCTAGCGCCTTCGATCCTCAGAATAGCATCTTTCCTCCGGCGCTCGCAATCGCATCGGTGTGGGTGTGCTGGGTCGTGCTGCCCTTCGTTTTGGAGGCGGCGCGATGAACCCGGTCGCCTTCCACTGGCAACAAGCCTGGGCTCTGGCCCGCGACAAGCGCCTCAAAGGCGATGATCTCCGCGCCGCTGTTATCGGCCGGCTCGCCATCAACGGCGATCCTCGCACCAGTATTGTCTCCTTCGTCGCTGCCTCGGAGGAGGTGACGGATCTCGCGTTTAGGAGCTTCGTCATCGCCCTGGCCGTCACCGTGCTGGCCGACGCCGGCCGAGTGTTCACCGACGCCGAGGCCGACGCCAGGGTCCGAAAGGTCGCTCGCGATCTCGACATTTCAGAACTCCGCGCCGGACGCGCGCTCGATAGCCTAGCGCCGGTTATGGCCCGCGCCGGCTTCGGAGGCGCCGCATGACCGCCGTCCTGACGAACAAGTACGAGTGGGCGCGCAAGCTGCTCCCGCTGGACCTGTCCGGCGAGCGCTGGCGTGTCCTTTTCTCGGTGAAGGAGATCCATCGCGGCGAACTCGCCGAGGTGTCAGTGACCAAGATTGCCGAGATGACGGGGCTCAATCGACGCACGGTGACGCGGCACTTAAAGGCATCGGAAGCCGAACAGCTGATCGCAGTCGAATGGTCTAAGGGTGGCCGCGCACCGCACCGCATTCGGCTCCTCGAGCCTACTGCGACACCCCTCCTACTGCGACACCATGAGTGTCGCAGTAGGAATGACGGATCTGAGGTGTCCTACTGCGACACCATGAGTGTCGCAGCTACTGCGACAGCCCACGCGTGCGCGCGGATTACACCTTCGACTTTAGAAGCCGGGGCGGCCCTCCAGGCCGTCCCCGGCTATTCTCTAACTACATCTCCGATCGTGGATGCCGCCCCTGACGCGCCTGGGGGCGCTGGGGCTAACGCTGACCATCATCCTTCAAACGAGTCGACCGCATCGGAGGTTCTTCCCGACGCGAGGAAGAGCGCTGGCAACGCCGAGCCCTTCCCGGCTGACGAGTCGGCCGAGCTCGACGAGCCGAGCCTTGCCGAACGGATTGCCGCCCTCGAGGCCGATATTGCGGATCTCGCGGAACAAGGGCTGTCCGTTCCCGACGAACTCGCGGCGTTCCTCGATCGGGGCCACGATCCCGATGAGGCCGAGGTCTCGCAGATGGAAGACCTCGCCCGCCAAGTCGTCGACGACCACAACGAGCGGGTCGAACGCGAAAACGCCGAGATCGATGCAGCACGGGAGGCGGTCGCGGCTCGGAAGGCAGCGGTCGAGCCGCTTTCCTCGAGGATCAATGATCCTGCGAAGCGGGCTGACTTCATCGACCGCCTCGGCAGCTACCTCCTTACGCTCGATCGCGAAGCGCGCTGGCAATCATGCCGGCGGCGGGAACTCGCCATGCGCGCCGAGCTCCAGAAGACGCTGCCGCGGTTCATGGCCTGCCGGATCGCTGAGGAAATCTTCGACGACGTCAAGACCGAAGTGTGGCGTCGCGAGCGGCCAGTCGACGCCGCGGATGCGGGGAACCTCGTTTCCATCGCGTTCGCGCAAGCCGCCATTGGGATGGGAGCATCGACGAATGGGTGACCTTGTCATTTTCAAGCTCGGTCGATCGGCCGGCATCGTTCAGACGTTCGCCGAGGCACTGGCCTCCCATGACGACGAGGCGGCCATTGCTCTGGAGTGGCGAGAGCGCGTCCTCGATCTCGTCCGGCCCTTATTCGGCAAGGTGCTGGCCGTAGATCTCGACCGCGAGCTCTTCGACCTCATGGGCTCGGCGGCAGCAGCGGCGGACGTTCTTCGCGCGGCTCGTCAGCGGGAAGCATCGAAGCGACAGAAGCGCCGCCCGGCACTTCGCGTCGTCGCCAGACGTCCAGAGCAACTCGATCTCTTCGACACGAAACCTGGGCC
Protein-coding regions in this window:
- the glpX gene encoding class II fructose-bisphosphatase, with product MPERVDEGLQSLDRVLSIEIARVTERAAVAAATLRGRGDERAADRAAVEAMKRELGALSINGTIVVGEGEKDQVPSLYIGETIGAGGPPMDVALDPLEGTTICAKNLPGALTILAIATKGGLMHAPDVYMEKIAVGPGFPEGIVSLNRSAAENLNALAKAKGVPVGQITACILDRPRHAKMIETIRETGAAIRLIGDGDIAGVIQTTDPKETGIDIYMGIGGAPEGVLAAAALRCMGGQMEGRLQLNTGEKRTRAEKLGLGDPDRIYRLDDMVRGDVVFAATGVTDGNLLDGVRFRKGRIETHTLVMRKQGRTIRDIRARHYEFEKFGL
- the recJ gene encoding single-stranded-DNA-specific exonuclease RecJ, with product MTTEIRTFLQVEQSASRRRWVHALDLRAEATASRIAQLHAIPEMVARVLAARDVDAEGAARFLDPTLRDLMPDPSTLTDMDRAAERIADAIARREKVAIFGDYDVDGAASAALLARYLRHFGLTPAIRIPDRMTEGYGPNPRAMLDLMEDGATLVVTVDCGTGSFEALEAVAARQIDLVVLDHHQTGGLLPPAHSIVNPNRQDDLSGQGHLCAAGVVFVTLAAVSRVLRQRGYANATLPPLIDDLDLVALATVCDVVPLQGFNRALVVKGLLTMRHLHKPGLKALAEVARLSGPIDTFHLGFLLGPRINAGGRIGESNLGTRLLLTSDDLEAKELAEQLNLLNAERQAMERVMLDEAEAEIRTEIGSGDGPPVLIAARANWHPGIVGLLAARLKERFSRPAFAISFDATGRGTGSGRSIPGFDIGRFVRRAVEAGVLVKGGGHAMAAGLTIERERLGDFRALAEEQAKRIVPNLMAGEVIAIDAAMSASAFTPDTYSLVEKAGPYGAGHAAPIFALPRHRLVQASHVATGGHIRLALKSADGAQVSAIAFRAEGTPLGEALIASRDRVIHAAGTLAMDRYGGREKVTLRVVDIAIPKD
- a CDS encoding MarR family transcriptional regulator, with the protein product MTAVLTNKYEWARKLLPLDLSGERWRVLFSVKEIHRGELAEVSVTKIAEMTGLNRRTVTRHLKASEAEQLIAVEWSKGGRAPHRIRLLEPTATPLLLRHHECRSRNDGSEVSYCDTMSVAATATAHACARITPSTLEAGAALQAVPGYSLTTSPIVDAAPDAPGGAGANADHHPSNESTASEVLPDARKSAGNAEPFPADESAELDEPSLAERIAALEADIADLAEQGLSVPDELAAFLDRGHDPDEAEVSQMEDLARQVVDDHNERVERENAEIDAAREAVAARKAAVEPLSSRINDPAKRADFIDRLGSYLLTLDREARWQSCRRRELAMRAELQKTLPRFMACRIAEEIFDDVKTEVWRRERPVDAADAGNLVSIAFAQAAIGMGASTNG